The stretch of DNA GGCCTCCCTGTTGGATGTGAGCTTGTCGACGGTTGGCTTCCTCATCATGGACTTGGTGATCTGTCTGGCGTGGTCTGTAAAGTGAACAGATCAACAGTTAGCGCACTCACTCCAGAAGTGGAGTTAGGTCTCCATTGGGCTTTAAATGAATTCTGGATGGTCCTCAGGGACATGACTCACTACAATAATTACTAAAGTTTtgagtactcgtgtaataatGTCGTACTGACTACTGAGGGGGTTGGTAATGGCCCCTTCCTTACTTCCAATGCCCTACCTCCAAGCCTATTTACTCCCATTTTATGTACGCAACTACAGTGATTGACTATTGCGCTTCCAGCGCTGTTTAAACGCAGCTGACCTCATTCACAATTGCGCCTGAAAACGTgctgtgtaaacacagacagtggACTGAAACTGCCGCTCTGCTTACAAGCCGCCTTTGCTACGCAGCTTGTGTATACACCGTGTAAACCTCCTTCAAGATACACTCTGTCTACGGcttagatttaaaaatacatccGTCTGAAGTTCGCCCCTCTTTTTAGGATTAGACGTTTCCTGATTTTGGTGACTCCTTGTTATAGTATCAACCCGTATCTGACACGATACTGTAAGACTGATGGACACTTGATGACAATGTCCGAGTCGAAATTAAGGTGGCCACCAGCTGCAGGTGGACCAGCCAGTTCTGCAATATGATCATAACAATTGACATTATGGATGTTTCTTCATTTGATtatgttacagtatgttgtgaCATAAACCTCCTATTTTTGTGGCGTTGACGTGTCATGTACCTGGGATAGCCAACCACTTGGTCATGCTCTGTGTGGCTGTGGTGAGGACCTGGTCTTCAGGTACCAGCTGGTCCACGAGTCCTATCTTCAGGGCCTCAGAAGGGCTGTAGAGCAGTCCCAACGCCAGGGCGATCTCTGTGGTTCGATGGCCCACTGTGTTTATCATAGTGTCCTTAAACCTGCAGACAGCAGCGGGAATTGTTAACTACAATGACAGAACGGTGCAGGGCCtgagcaaaaacaaactgtacatactaatgttatcatcatcatcggcATAACCACTGCTAGCACCGCAATTGTCACAGGGGTTGTCGTGGATAATTGCTTACCAAAAAGGGGCTACGATGCCGAGCTGTGTCTCATTAAGGCCAATGCGGTAACGAGGGTCGTCCGCCATTATTCTGTAGTCGCACGTCAGACACATCAGACAGCCACCCGCAGGACTGGAACCCTGTGGAGGGAGTGATGAGGTAGGCCAAGAGGTAATCTGCGAGATGCTTGATTTTCCTATTTTGCCGTTATCCTGGTTTTCAAGTGCCTACTGGTGTAGTGCTTCTGCACTGCTCTGCTCTTGTATCCCTGTGTGATACAGGGACAGaatggaggtggaggtgggggttgCGTTTTATACGTACATTGATTGCAGCTATGGTGACCATGTTGGAGCTATACAGTTTCAGCCACATCTCCTGAACGGCTTTCCAGAACTCTCCACAGTGCTCAGGACTCTTCCCGTACATCTCCATAATGTCCAGCCCGGCTGAGAACACCTTGGGCTGGCTCTggatagaagcaaaacaaacaaaacgaacaaacacaaacacacacacacacggtaaaCATTCAGTTTGTACTGCCACTTTTAAAAACCGTCGCACACTTCGGCAGTGACGGTGCTGGCCACACTGATTAAATAACACTCTAAACTTGAAAACGTATTTTCCACAGTGCATTTACAAGCATTTTTATCATGCAAGGTATCTGCCCTTGAACTAAATTGTAATACAAGCACAAAGTCAAAAGACACATCCTAAACCTCCTGGACAGggttctgctgctgcagtcgACGAGGTCGCACCGTACCGAGGTGATGATGAGGCCTCGGCAGCTCCTATCCATCTCCAGCTTCTCCACGCTGATGCAGAACTCTGTTAGGAAATCTAAACTGAGGCTGTTGACAGGAGGACTCTGCAGGTTCATTACCGCCACACctacaaagagacagagattcCGATCTTTTACCTGAATACTACTGACTCATCccaaaatgaaaggaaattatGTGAAAGGgtaaaaatgtttcaataaaGATGACATGGAAAGTTGGAAGCCCCTACCGCAGGCAGCAGACGTGAGCTGCTCTGAACCCAATAGTCACTTAACGCTTCTTGGGGGGATCCGATAGATATCCAGTCACAAAAGGTATCTTTACCCAAAAAGCACTGAAGATTGCTCAAACCACGTCCCGCGGTGAGACACGTTCTATCCAGACGTTGAAAAGGTATAAATTCATCCATCTCTCTAAGATGGATGCACAATCTCTACCCCGAGCTAGTGAAACTATGTCTGGAAGCGCTCTGTGGAAATTGCCTGGATCCGTCTCCGGGGGTAACGGCAGCGGAAGTAGCACTGAAATAGCTGTCGTAACCCCCCTCGTTTGAGAGATAGGAAAAATGTGGCTCGGGCTGTTGCAACACTTATGATCGTACAGAAGATGCTCCAATCCGATGTAGCGTTTTTCTGATCCCTGGTGAGTTCAGTCCCTCACAGATCTGTATGGTTGAGGGATTAGCGTGAGACGATAAACCGTTTGTCTCACTCGTAGGCCATGAATACGATTCattcgtgtgtttgtgttagctTATGGGTAGTTGTTAGATAGACAGCCAAACCATTATTGTTGTAACTAAACGGAAAACTGCATTAGCTATTTGCCTTCTGGTGTTTTCTGCAGTTACCAAACAGCTTTAGATGCAGATTTGTGATCGGGCTGACCAATATGAGCGCTGAAGGGTAAATGAAAGTGTCTTTAATAGCATCTGGATTTTATCTGGATACGAGACGcttgaaatgacaaatgtgagTGTGGGTTGGACAAGCACACGAGCAAAAATTCAAATCTTCAGTGATgtacacaacaaacacaaagttcaACTCAATTCACAGAGCGTCAAACCAGACAGCTCCTTCAACAAAACGGTAGATACACTTCCTACTCGTGTCGTACGACTCACATCCATGGTGACCAATGGGAACCAGTTTAGAAGCATCCCTGTTAGTTGACTGGCCACAGTCTATTAGAAGCCACATGATTGTTTGGGCTTCTGTGAGATCTTGCCCAGACGGGCTCGTCTTCAagctgcattattattattatcatcatcatcatcatcagtttcGGACTGTTTACCAGCAGAAATCACAGCATGCACTCTATTCCTTCTATGTGGATAATGGAGCACAGCAGCAATTTCTGGGGTTTTAAAAtgagagcgagcgagcgagcgacAGACTGATGGCAAGAAAGGGAAGTGGTGGGGGGTAATGATGGCAGAATCTTTACCTGTGCTCTGGTCAAAATCCACTTTGATCTTAGGTGAGGTGGAGTTGTTCCTCCTCTGAGAGACAGTGACGGGAGGCACACACATTCTGACATGACTGCTGCAGGTGGACAGCTGGGAGAGAAGacctgcacagacagacagacacagcgTCAGTGTCTGTGAAAAAAGTAGTACTTGTCTACTTTTCATCGCTCAGAAAAAATCATCACACACATGATATGTGCCatcaacatgttttatttttacaaatcagaaaatcacaactaaaataaactttgttttgGGATCACAGCCTTATTATTACAATGTTTCTAATGCTTTTGATTAttgtaatatataaatattatgtTATCTATGCTGTGCCTCAATGTGGTCCCTTCCCGGCATAATTTATCAAACTTCATGGaattacacattaaaatgctCTAAAGAccaatttagaaataaaaatgtcgGTCTTAGCTGAAtgtgagaaataaaacaactaTCTAGCTACGTAGTGAGaataaaaccccaaaaaacaaagacccaTACAAACCATAGGCTAAAACAAACGTATTTCGAGTTATACAGTACTGTAAATTAGGGCCACGAATGAGGATTAATTTCATCGTCAATTATTCTAcccattattttcttgattaagtGATTGTTTGGtgggaaaaatgtaataaaatagttttaaaaatatccacGGCAGGCTATGTATTCAagctgcttgtttttctctgaccAAGAGTCAGAAACctgaagatattcaatttacagtgatataagagagagaaaagcagcaggtcTTCACAACTGAGGGGATCACACTAGGGAGACTTTGGTATTTTTGACTGATTACGGACTTCAGTGAATAACCAGATTACTTTTCCGTCGATCAGCTAATCGTTCAATCTCTCCTGTACACATCTCTTCAAATAACATAGTCAGTCATGGAGGCCAATGACCATTTCCACAGTTCCTTCAGAGCATGTCTCGACAGGTGAGCTCTCACCTCCGGGTCCTGACCAGGAGAGCGGGACTCAAAGTGAACCCAGAATGCTAGGTTTGGTCTCAAACCCTGTCAAAACCAAGGGACACCAATGACGGTGGTAACTCATTGGTCTGTGGCTGACTGGAAGTAATAGTGCCCGCCTCAAATACCACATTAAATATCGTTGCAAGAAGAAACGGTCACCTCCAAAACATCGAACTGGATGCTGAGATATTCTTTAACATGTCACACACATTAGAGGCTCGTCTGAATTATTCCCTTACGCGTTCAAATCATCCATAAGCCGACGCGACATGGTTTGATAATGAGTGGAAACTGTAGGTGCACAAGCTGAGCTTGAGGTTTGTGTTTAACTCTTGATCCCCAGGAGCCCAGCGGTGTCCTGGACGCGACCTTTGTCCCAGTTTCTGCAGAGCGCAAACTCAGCTCAGCTCACACTGCTAACACTGCTAACACTGCTAATAACCGTCGGTGAGCTGGCAGTTGTTACTCTGAAGAAACCCAGCTTCAACCCTCGTCAAAAATCGGTGCAGACTGCACCAAGCCGCCAGGCCTCACAGCGCCTACAGgtacacatgcagacataccTGACACACCGCCCTTCGCTCTCAAAGCGGCTCTCAATGCCATTTTGTCCGGCTCAGACTATGTACGGAGACGGAGAGCTGGCACTTCCGCTATGGAAAAAAACTCGCTTCCGGAAACCCGGTTCTCTGAGTAGAATGAGCGAGATGTGTCGCTGTGGGGATACGCCCCCTCGCCTATTCACAGAAGCACTTACACCATTACTCCATTACGCCTCTAGTGAGGCAGCGTCACTTGCCATTCAAATGAGCAGCACGTCTCTCCCGGCTTCACCTCAACAGCAGGAAGGAGAGACATCTCACTCTAGCTACTCAGAGACCAGGGACATGGAAGCAACCTAGAGTTCTCGGTCATAGCATGAGCGAGATGCGTCGCTATGGGTGTTGGAAACTCCCGTATTGCCTGACAAGCTTATCTCAAACAACTGACCTCCAGCGCCCTTCTCACACCTAGGTGTGTGGATGAGGCAGGTCCAGCGAGGAAGCCACATTCAGGACAGTGTGAGCGATGATCGGGGAAGTGACACCAAACTTGTGAGGGGCAGCGACCAGCTAGCTGCAGAGCCCCTTAAACAGGGTCCAAGAGGTCACGAGACCTCTGGTAAAATGAGCCCACAACCCAGCTGGAGCCTGAAGGCCCAAGCTGGAGTAGGCCAAAGTAATATCGTCCAGGATGAGAAAGCCTTTGTGGGGCGTTGGGCTTCCCCCATTGGGGCTCCTGTCAATTAAGTCCTTATCAGTGTTAATAACCCGGTAGTTTTCAACTTAAACCACTCACCGGCCAAGCCCACTGGGCGTGGCGCTCCAGGTGGGGTTGAAATATCTGAGCGTGCATCCAAAAGAGAAGGACCCTGCGCAGTGGGAGAAGCCACGGGCAACTTCACTTCCACCAACCAGTGCATAAGACGGCCAGTAAGGAACTATTACTGCATGTTCCATCAAATAAATTCACTATAGTTCTTACATTAAGATGGCGAATTCCCAGTTCACAGAGTTTCCTGTTCATATTTGTTTCAATCTATAATTACATGCTCTATTGACTTCTCTACCTGGGACTTATCACATAGACCAGTTGGATGCCTACCAGTAATCTTTCGTGTGCTCTatctttcaaaatgttgaattggTTTTGAAACCTTCTTTTTGTCTCAGTGTTCCACTGCTCTCACTCTGacgatacatcgggggcaatttgggattcagtatcttgcccaaggaccCTTCGACAAGTGGACTAGAGGAACCGGGGATggaaccaccaaccttccggttagtggacgacctgctcgACCTCCTGACCCACAGCCGCCCTGGATATAATTTCACAGCCAAATCAGTCCATTAAAATAGAATCAGCACAATCAGATTATCCACTCGAGGAGGCGAATGTTCTGCATAGAGTTCAGCTTtggtaaattttaaatttgcactGCTGACCAATATCTTGACGGTGGTGACATTTGAGAGTCCAAAAATGGAAGACGCTATCGTAATCTACTTTTATTCAACCTCCTCTGTCAGACAGAACACTGATCCACATAAGAGCAGTGTTTTACAGACAGCTATGATTCAGGAGCAGATAAtacaaatacatcttttgaATAAATCGTGTGAACTCACTGCCCCATTAGTGATCGAAGCTAACGAGCTAAACTAAAGAGCGAATGAGCTTAATGACTGACTGGTAGCAAGATTTTCAGCTCGGAGAGTTTTATTCTCCCTCTTCAATAACTTTTTATTGAGCGAAATGGTCTGTAATGGTAAACAAAATGCCAAGCGGGAGTAAACAGATCAGtatagagaaaataaagaggCTCCAGGAGCTACTGTAACTAACTAGTGCTAGCCTGGTTGGGCCGGCTTGCAATATAACAGTTACTTCGCTAGCTAAAGCAGTTCACCACTAGCCCTTCAAGTATAGGTGCTATGTCACCAAGCTTCCATTTCAACACATTTCGCATGGATGAGCGAATGCTGCTTTGCTTTAACCAATTCACGACCCCTCGGATTTATAGTGTGACCCTTTAAGGGGACCGATCTCCTGCTTGGGAACCACtggataaagagagagagagagagagagagagagagagagagagggtgggtgggggggtcatACTGTACATGAGTAAGTCAAAgcacaagtgtgtgtctgcaacaGAGATACACCAGGCACTGAAGCTGAATCGGTGAGTGTATAATTTTACCTAAAG from Xiphias gladius isolate SHS-SW01 ecotype Sanya breed wild chromosome 3, ASM1685928v1, whole genome shotgun sequence encodes:
- the eci1 gene encoding enoyl-CoA delta isomerase 1, mitochondrial, yielding MALRAALRAKGGVSGLLSQLSTCSSHVRMCVPPVTVSQRRNNSTSPKIKVDFDQSTGVAVMNLQSPPVNSLSLDFLTEFCISVEKLEMDRSCRGLIITSSQPKVFSAGLDIMEMYGKSPEHCGEFWKAVQEMWLKLYSSNMVTIAAINGSSPAGGCLMCLTCDYRIMADDPRYRIGLNETQLGIVAPFWFKDTMINTVGHRTTEIALALGLLYSPSEALKIGLVDQLVPEDQVLTTATQSMTKWLAIPDHARQITKSMMRKPTVDKLTSNREADIQYFVSFITKDSIQKSLHMYLEMLKKRKG